A single Bacillus sp. OxB-1 DNA region contains:
- a CDS encoding ABC transporter permease, whose translation MRVAALVKRILRQIVRDKRTIGLLIFAPMLVLTMLYFIFEGGEYEPKIGLVDVPEMIEQQLNVAGATLTNYNDETAAKEQLAKQKIDAYLKFEGMSPSLVVEGSDPTVTGATMKWFQQALPKQPGGGMMPEPQVDFLHGSSDMGQFDYYGPVLLGFFVFFFVFLIAGVSFLRERTTGTLERLLSSPLRKWEIVAGYVIGFGLFTMIQSTLITAYAIYVLGMVMEGSFLYVLLIILLLALTALTLGILLSSFAHNELQMIQFIPIVVVPQIFFSGLFNLETIAGWLSWISHVTPLYYAANALRNVMVRGYGWGDIYLDLFAILGFSLLFIAINIIALRKYRKM comes from the coding sequence ATGAGAGTCGCGGCACTTGTCAAACGGATTCTACGGCAAATCGTCCGGGATAAACGGACGATCGGGTTGCTCATCTTCGCGCCGATGCTCGTCTTGACGATGTTGTATTTCATTTTCGAAGGCGGAGAATATGAGCCTAAAATAGGTTTGGTGGATGTCCCAGAGATGATTGAACAGCAACTGAATGTCGCAGGGGCGACCCTCACCAATTACAATGATGAAACGGCCGCCAAAGAGCAGCTGGCTAAACAAAAAATAGACGCTTATCTCAAATTCGAAGGGATGTCGCCGTCCCTCGTCGTGGAAGGTAGTGACCCGACGGTGACCGGCGCGACGATGAAATGGTTCCAACAGGCATTGCCGAAACAACCCGGCGGAGGCATGATGCCCGAGCCGCAAGTCGATTTCCTCCATGGCTCAAGCGATATGGGGCAGTTCGATTATTACGGCCCCGTTCTTCTCGGATTTTTCGTGTTCTTTTTCGTTTTTCTCATCGCGGGTGTTTCCTTCCTGCGGGAGCGGACGACCGGGACATTGGAACGATTATTGTCCAGCCCGCTGCGCAAATGGGAAATTGTCGCGGGCTACGTCATCGGCTTTGGTTTATTCACAATGATTCAATCGACATTAATCACCGCCTATGCCATCTACGTGCTCGGCATGGTCATGGAGGGCTCGTTCCTATATGTACTGCTCATCATTTTATTGCTCGCTCTTACGGCGTTGACGCTCGGGATTCTACTCTCCTCCTTTGCCCATAATGAACTGCAAATGATACAATTCATCCCGATTGTCGTCGTGCCGCAAATTTTCTTTTCAGGTTTATTCAACCTTGAAACGATTGCTGGATGGCTAAGCTGGATCAGTCACGTCACGCCGCTGTACTACGCGGCGAATGCCTTGCGCAATGTGATGGTCCGGGGGTATGGTTGGGGAGATATCTATTTGGATCTTTTCGCAATTCTGGGCTTTTCCCTGTTATTCATTGCCATTAATATAATCGCACTGCGCAAATACCGTAAAATGTAA